One stretch of Bombina bombina isolate aBomBom1 chromosome 7, aBomBom1.pri, whole genome shotgun sequence DNA includes these proteins:
- the LOC128635726 gene encoding barrier-to-autointegration factor B, which produces MSSTSQKHRDFVAEPMGEKSVQCLAGIGDVLGQRLEDKGFDKAYVVLGQFLVLKKDEDLFKEWLKDTCSANAKQSRDCFGCLKEWCDAFL; this is translated from the exons ATGTCGTCTACATCACAGAAGCACCGCGATTTTGTGGCTGAGCCCATGGGCGAGAAATCCGTGCAGTGCCTGGCTGGCATCGGGGATGTTCTGGGGCAGAGGCTAGAGGATAAAGGTTTTGACAAG gcctatgttgtcctcggtcagttccttgtgttgaaGAAAGACGAGGACCTGTTTAAGGAGTGGCTGAAGGACACCTGTTCTGCCAATGCCAAGCAGTCGCGGGATTGTTTTGGCTGCCTAAAAGAATGGTGTGACGCCTTCTTGTAA